In Haematobia irritans isolate KBUSLIRL chromosome 1, ASM5000362v1, whole genome shotgun sequence, a genomic segment contains:
- the LOC142220117 gene encoding uncharacterized protein LOC142220117 encodes MLVATPGQTTVYTLHNNGNAPQTSSTAVPATSTPSLSSVSTSSNSTKPNNFTFHSTTNHKNIKSSNDTDQHSQKNADNSKTSNSSFISTLKDNVQKALVTTASTFSRNCQQATTTSNKSNCSTSSNNYNTSKSIFSSQNTSSSSSSLATSKFSSTSMVNNSSSSSMTSAILPLSIVRKKSQSLGVPPKLHTVPPTTLHRDAEERQKNSSTDSLQKEMCHFKPIRTVPTTPSKSGSKSRGSSLRFPKANLATKKIEFILKSNCDVNNRKRKDPPSRLERKEFEADNRDKNANDEQENKEYYERYKPKPSTLHLFTHSDHQSAFVCLVAHMKSLINIQSVKMLTSASKGTVGNMDLQRIKGSRNARAKEDVIETANYSNSRKTTNNRTAEIFVRPSKLKSPTVGNQKLDLIGCSRYGGIKSTQETNEMASKKISKINESSSKVSKAKSRAKLKCAKSSNLHMSAKAKKDDGQELEITGKCCNVRKRKNTSETSSMAATEKTSSPKPRTTKKRRLSNNVSDAGKNKESTLNRKKPSAGHFSPPVTRSRLKQIMQEKAKEILQPPPDMRKRKF; translated from the exons ATGTTGGTGGCCACTCCAGGACAGACAACAgtctatactctgcacaacaatGGCAACGCTCCACAAACTTCTTCAACGGCTGTGCCTGCAACATCTACACCATCATTGTCCTCGGTCTCCACATCGAGTAATTCCACAAAGCCCAACAACTTCACTTTTCACTCAACAACGaatcataaaaacataaaatcttCCAATGATACTGATCAACATTCCCAAAAAAATGCAGACAATTCCAAGACGTCTAATTCATCATTCATTAGTACACTCAAGGATAATGTGCAGAAGGCTCTTGTCACTACGGCTTCAACGTTTTCACGCAATTGCCAACAGGCCACAACAACATCGAACAAATCCAACTGTTCCACCAGCAGCAACAACTACAATACCTCCAAGTCAATATTTTCATCTCAGAatacatcatcatcgtcatcttcATTGGCAACCAGTAAATTTTCATCAACGTCCATGGTAAACAACTCATCATCGTCGTCAATGACATCGGCCATTTTACCATTATCCATAGTCCGCAAGAAATCCCAGTCACTTGGTGTTCCACCGAAACTTCACACAGTACCACCCACCACATTACATCGAGATGCAGAGGAAAGGCAAAAAAATAGCAGTACTGATAGTCTCCAAAAAGAAATGTGCCATTTTAAACCAATACGCACGGTACCCACAACGCCATCGAAGAG cggtAGTAAATCTCGTGGGAGTTCTCTACGTTTTCCCAAAGCAAATCTTGccacgaaaaaaattgaatttatattaaaatcaaaCTGTGATGTTAATAATAGAAAGAGAAAAGATCCACCATCAAGACTAGAAAGAAAAGAGTTTGAGGCTGATAATAGAGATAAAAACGCCAACGACGAACAAGAGAATAAGGAATACTATGAACGATATAAGCCAAAACCAAG cacaTTGCATTTGTTTACTCACTCGGATCATCAATCAGCATTTGTTTGCCTCGTAGCCCATATGAAGAGTTTAATTAACATTCAATCGGTAAAAATGTTAACCTCTGCCTCAAAAGGAACTGTAGGTAATATGGATTTGCAAAGAATTAAAGGTTCACGCAACGCCCGTGCAAAAGAAGATGTCATTGAAACAGCAAACTATTCAAACTCAAGGAAAACCACAAATAATCGTACAGCTGAAATATTTGTGAGACCCAGTAAATTAAAATCACCTACAGTTGGGAATCAAAAACTGGATCTCATAGGTTGTAGCCGTTATGGTGGCATTAAGTCGACACAAGAAACAAATGAAATGGCTTcgaagaaaatttccaaaattaacgAATCCTCATCAAAAGTAAGCAAAGCCAAATCTCGAGCAAAATTAAAATGTGCCAAATCATCTAAtcttcatatgagtgcaaaagcTAAAAAAGATGATGGACAAGAATTGGAAATTACTGGTAAGTGTTGTAACGTACGTAAACGAAAAAACACTTCCGAAACCAGTTCCATGGCAGCGACAGAAAAAACGTCATCCCCAAAGCCAAGGACTACCAAAAAAAGACGTCTATCAAACAATGTTAGTGATGcaggaaaaaataaagaaagtactttgaatagaaaaaaaccaagtgcGGGTCATTTCTCTCCACCTGTAACACGATCACGACTGAAGCAAATAATGCAAGAAaaggcaaaggaaattttgcAGCCTCCCCCAGATATGAGGAaacgtaaattttaa
- the BBS5 gene encoding Bardet-Biedl syndrome 5 protein, with product MESLEPFNLLWEDKEIKFDTANVQKHLRNGEHVISTIYHIEDSKGNPGDSGRLLATNLRLIWYSLVHKKFNLSIGYGRIANMNTKITNNKVRGNCLALYILAIGGNTRFEFLFTDVSGETERKNTPIFQSIFDIYHLYQRTYLYRDLKLRGAILQSGQLIILPQEQVINKVNGVWNLSSDQGNLGCFVVTNIRVVWYADSNDTFNISLPYMQIANIRIRESKYGPALVVQTAETGGGYVLGFRIDPIERLTEIYKELISLHTVYTENPNFGIVYDQYKRKTNKDFNYRKDFKVEEFQEIDERQEREINSKLNTYLAEGSLMVGEEKPPREPVYCKELGFAMERIRDGYKLKDLWDVLPQQMVMIEEE from the exons ATGGAATCATTGGAGCCATTTAATTTATTGTGGGaggataaagaaataaaatttgatacagcTAATGT GCAGAAACATTTACGCAATGGAGAACATGTTATATCAACTATTTATCATATAGAAGATTCCAAAGGTAATCCCGGTGACTCTGGCCGTTTATTGGCTACAAATCTCAGATTGATATGGTATTCTTTGGTtcacaaaaaattcaatttat cTATTGGATATGGGCGCATTGCAAACATGAATACCAAGATAACAAACAACAAAGTGAGAGGAAATTGTCTTGCTCTTTACATTTTGGCCATTGGTGGTAATACcagatttgaatttttatttaccgATGTGTCAGGCGAAACAGAGAGGAAAAATACACCAATTTTTCAAAGTATTTTCGATATATATCA TTTATATCAACGCACCTATCTATATCGTGATTTGAAATTACGTGGGGCTATTCTTCAATCCGGACAACTGATTATTTTACCACAGGAACAGGTAATCAATAAAGTAAATGGAGTATGGAATTTAAGCAGTGACCAAGGAAATTTAGGATGTTTTGTGGTGACAAATATACGTGTTGTATGGTATGCCGATTCCAATGATACATTCAATATAAGTCTCCCCTATATGCAAATAGCTAAT ATACGTATACGTGAATCGAAATATGGTCCTGCTTTGGTTGTACAAACAGCCGAAACTGGTGGTGGCTATGTTTTGGGTTTTCGTATAGATCCCATAGAACGTTTAACGGAAATTTACAAGGAATTAATTTCTCTGCATACAGTCTATACAGAAAATCCCAATTTTGGTATTGTCTATGATCAATATAAACGAAAAACCAATAAGGATTTCAACTATCGCAAAGATTTCAAAGTGGAAGAATTTCAAGAGATTGACGAACGTCAGGAAAGAGAaatcaattcaaaattaaatactTACTTGGCCGAGGGTAGTTTAATGGTTGGCGAAGAAAAGCCTCCTCGAGAGCCTGTATATTGTAAGGAATTAGGTTTTGCTATGGAACGTATACGTGATGGCTATAAATTGAAAGATTTGTGGGATGTATTGCCGCAACAAATGGTTATGATTGAAGAAGAATAA
- the Gmppb gene encoding GDP-mannose pyrophosphorylase B, whose protein sequence is MCGSSPQVTKGTRALILVGGYGTRLRPLTLSTPKPLVEFANKPILLHQLEALVSAGCTQVILAVSYRAEQMEKELKLEAEKLGVELIFSHETEPLGTAGPLALAKHILNASPEPFYVLNSDVICDFPFKQLEQFHRNHGKEGTIVVTKVEEPSKYGVVLYDEHGCIKSFIEKPQEFISNKINAGIYIFNPTVLDRIEVKPTSIEKEVFPVMAEQQELYAMELPGFWMDIGQPKDFLTGMCLYLNSLRQKQPAKLYTGPGVVGNVIVDPTAKIGQGCRIGPNVTIGPDVVIEDGVCIKRSTILKGAIVKSHSWLDSCIVGWSSIVGRWVRLEGTTVLGEDVIVKDEIYINGGQVLPHKNIAASVPEPQIIM, encoded by the exons ATGTGCGGTTCCTCGCCTCAAGTAACAAAAGGCACTCGAGCCTTGATTTTGGTCGGTGGGTATGGGACACGTTTACGCCCTCTGACATTGAGTACACCAAAGCCACTGGTCGAATTTGCCAATAAACCAATATTGTTGCACCAATTAGAAGCATTAGTAAGTGCTGGATGTACACAG gttATTCTAGCAGTTTCTTATCGCGccgaacaaatggaaaaagaattaAAACTGGAGGCAGAAAAGCTTGGTGTGGAGTTAATATTTTCACATGAAACCGAACCCTTGGGGACTGCCGGACCATTGGCATTAGCTAAACACATTTTAAATGCCAGTCCCGAACCATTCTATGTTCTAAATTCCGATGTCATTTGTGATTTTCCCTTCAAACAACTTgaacaatttcatcgaaatcatgGTAAAGAAGGTACCATTGTTGTCACCAAAGTCGAAGAGCCCTCGAAATATGGTGTCGTATTGTATGATGAGCATGGATGTAtcaaaagttttattgaaaaaccGCAAGAGTTTATTAGCAATAAAATCAATGctggtatttatatttttaatcctACGGTATTAGACCGTATCGAAGTGAAACCAACGTCCATAGAAAAAGAGGTATTCCCCGTCATGGCCGAACAACAAGAACTTTATGCTATGGAATTGCCCGGTTTCTGGATGGATATAGGTCAACCTAAAGATTTCCTAACAG GAATGTGTCTCTATCTCAATTCATTAAGACAAAAACAACCGGCAAAACTTTATACCGGCCCCGGTGTTGTGGGGAATGTTATTGTAGATCCCACCGCAAAAATAGGCCAAGGATGTCGTATAGGCCCGAATGTCACAATCGGTCCAGATGTTGTAATCGAAGATGGAGTCTGTATAAAACGATCGACAATTCTCAAAGGTGCCATAGTTAAATCACATTCATGGCTGGATTCATGTATAGTTGGCTGGAGTTCAATAGTGGGTCGTTGGGTGCGTTTAGAAGGAACAACGGTTCTGGGCGAAGATGTCATCGTTAAAGATGAAATATACATAAACGGCGGTCAAGTATTACCGCACAAGAACATAGCTGCGAGTGTACCAGAGCCTCAAATTATTATGTAA